CCATTTGTTTAATATGCCtagattaagttttaatatgtaattattcacAGCAAAtagcatatattaataaacattaggTCTTACAATATTCGCATGAATTATCTTatgaaactgaaataaaaagatgcaatgcgtatttataatttattacgataatattcacaaataaataaatatcgctTCACTCTGTCGAATCATCTGTTGTAGAGTTCCATCCGTAAAACTTACGAAGTTGATCACGAAGGCGATAGTTGGGCGACAGTTGCGTGCTATGCAGCCGGCGCTGGGTCATTGgagatatatctatatacatagataaacaaataaatttaatttgggCCATTTTGATTTATGGCAAGTGTAAACAATTAGTGGATTATGAGAGTGGACCTCGAAGGACCATAAcaatctttaaattaaaattgtttttatgttgatCTTATGTACAATGGATGCTACAGATCTCACgcttatatatacaattatataattaatagttgTAAAGGTGTGTGCGTGCTTGCGAGCGGTTGTGCGTCCCCGTGCGGCCCCACAGGCTCACCAGGCGCGTCGGCGGCGAAGCGGTGCTCGAGCAGCGAGGCCCGCTCGTACGTGTAGCCGTCGGGCGCGCGCACCGGCTCGCGCAGCGCGCCGTGCGTCAGCGGGCAGCGCAGCTCGTGCGGGACCTCCGCCTGATCCTGTGGAGCGAAACGCGCGCTTAGTTCGCTTAGCAATCGGTATATTTATGTGAtacgataaattataaattacaatattatgtcgTTGTTGCAATTCATACAAAGTTATTGAcagagaaaaaataataccttttaaaccattcttataattgttatattatatcttattgttttactttattCTTTACTTGGCGTTCAGTGAAATGTATTTTGCCTAAAGAGTGGTACTTGCTTTTGGTTATCGGtgtagaaaacattttattgggacaattttttttttaagtcgtataaaaaactttttaggGAAAACATTGTCAATAGAGAACAATGAATAGTTTATACAACGCATATGATATCGTGGTTTGGTGTTGTTAGAACACAAAATAGCAGTTTTTGGTCGAAATATCTACACTATTTGcgtaaaatctaaataagtCTATACCAGATCATCGTAGTGTAATTTTCTAAGCCAGCGCAGTTCGTCGAGCAGGCGACGCCGGGTGCTCGCACTGATCTCATTGCTTTCATCGCCTCCACTATTCTGATCCACGTCCTCATCTATACCAGAAATATAACCATTTATTATGCTGTAACCTAGTCGTACCACTGCTGCTGTATCAGAATTTGAACTGAACATAACAATACTGTATTTGAAGtaaatcttttgttttatttttttaatgaaaatccaTGGATTTTTGTTGCTTAAGAACCACTGGAAAGTTCTTCGGCACCAATATCAGCTCTTTATAGAAATTTCTTTCCGAAACGgtggtaaattttaaattatgttttgaagATTCAAAATAGTTTTTGGAGGAAGTCAAGTTGGATGAATATATTCATTGAGCTTAATATTAACgttatattttcaaccgatgtTCCCACAGACGAGGAGAATCTCAATATTGCTGTTTTTGTGTAGTTACTcgacaacttttttttttatggcagggcaagcaaaggagcagatgTTAaatggtcaccaccgcccataaacacttgtaacaCTGGAGGTGTTACAcgtgctttgccggcctttcagggacatatacgctcttttcttgaaggcctcaatgtcgtaattgttcgggaacaccgTAGCTGGTAAATCGTTCTCTAAAGCTTCACCGTACGCGGAAAGTTCTCGACAACTGCGTAGGATTTCAACCGATtaacgtgattctttttgtgtttgatagtcAATTggaattttagaattttatgaTGAACATCTGAGGGATGTTCATCTTAAAATTGGGAAggttgttaaaaaatacaattaaacattttttcatcTGCTCTGCATCATTCTGCCTACGCGTACGTAAGGCAGTTTTCTAATCAACGTTTTCAAATGACTATGGCCATCACTGTGACCAAATCACATTTCTGTGCACATCGGCAGGCCACCGGCAAGCAGTAAGTACCGCAGCGCAACGCGAACAGCGCCGCGGCGCCGCGCAGGCTGGTGTCGAGCAAGAGCGCGCCGCTGGCGCCGGACGCGCGTGCGCGCCCCTCCAGCGCCGCCTCCTCGCGCGCGCTCACTCCAGACCCTGCCACGGAACGGCGAAACACATTATCGACATGcccaaaattgtttttaaatgtatataaatccaCAAATCGCTGACCAGGGCATCGTGTGACGTACTGATGTAACCACCGCGTGACGCCGGCGAGCTCCCAGCAGCGAGGCGCCGCGTCCTCTTCATTTGCGTCTTGCAAACTGCCTTGTTCCTAAAAATACGAAAACTATAGTATAACATTTTGACagtaattatgaataatgataCTATACACGCGATCCTGCATCTGTGACTTATCAACAATACCACACAAAAAGTCTTGGCATATAATAGCGCACTTAAAAAGTGAgctcttattttatttagttcgtTTGAAACACTGATAACGCTGTTAACGCTGACAAAACGTCTCATACTGCCGCAATATGAGACGTGTTGTTGACGACTTATTAccataaaaagtttaaaacataatgtccgaaaaagaaattaaaccaTCGGTGTATTTTACTTTCACTataggaaggctataggctatatggCGGGGTAgaccgctagtaaataaataaatgtatcttttatttcattctacTTCATGTAAAAACTTTGTGAACACCGTCGTCTCATATAATTAGAACACGACAGACACGGGAACAGTTACCGGCAGCTGCCAGAGAGCGAGCGAGCCGTCGAGCGCGCCCACAGCGAGCAGGCCGCGCGCCGGCAGCGCcaccgccgccgcgccgcccgcgccacCCGCGCTCACCGTCGCCAGCGCTCTCAACTGCGAGTAGTATTATCCAAAAATATCAACCTTCCTTATCTTTTATGCGAGCTTatagtaaaatgaaatgaaaaattatatacacatgCAAAAGAAAAAAGCAAACACTCTATGGATAACTtataaaagtgtaaaaaaaaataatgatccACACCTCCACATGGTCTTTATCGGTATGCAGCGTCCAGACGCGTGCCCAGCGGTCGGCGCCGCCGCTGGCGAGCGCGCGCCCGTCGCCCCCCCAGCGCACGCACTGCACCGCACCCTCGTGCGCGCTCACCGAACGATACAGCTCTAGCGAACCGGTCAATCCCTGCGACGATACGTTACGATAGtggttttatttctatgtatagACCTtggtactttttaattttttctaaaatgaTGCCTTGTATATGGTGTGAATTATGTATAgctataatatctattaagaaATCAAGGATTATGCGGTTTTATGAAGCCACACTAAAAGTGAAactttttttcacattatagatatttaacttatattaGACGCCGCCTTATTGGCCTCGGCTTCTCTGACGAGCACTTTTCGCTTTATCCCTACTCTGCGGCCGACCATCACGCGACATGCGATACTCAGATCAAAAGACTCTAGGCACCGCACACTATTTGGTGGGCGTTCAATTAACCCCGACTAAGAGGTTCGATTCCACGTCctttattcgaaccgcaagggattGGAATATGCTTCCTGGGTCTGTGTTCCACGACGAGTTCAATCTagaggtcttcaagagaagagtgtacaggtaccttctaataaagcgcgctccatcttagaccacatctcagcttaccatcaggtgagaACGTGGACAAGCTCGTCCCTATCATTAATAGAAAGTTATTTTAGCGAAACGACTGAAATTATTTACCTTCTCTTGTTCAGTGAGTTTCAATCGCCACAGTTTAACGAGAGCGTCTCGGCCGCCCGTCGCTAACGTGTAATATGCGCTGGTATCCTCGGATGTACGAAATATGGATGTAGAAGCAAAATCACAGCTCAGTATCCctgaaaggaaataaaaatattgaactgAAAATCAATCGTCATAAAAGGCCTGTGTCACAGCAgtagaaacataatataagggctgatgatgattgcaaaaaaacaaatgtaaaaagataataaagcATAGTAAAACCAGCTACCGAGGTCGTGCGCATCGGGTTGCTGGCAGAGAAGAGCGGGCGCGCGCGGGGCGAGCACGCGCAGCTCGCCCGTGGCCGCCCCCAGCGCCACCGCGCGCGCGTCGCTCGTCCACGCGCAGCACGTGGCGCTGTCCTCCAACCCGCCCGACACGCTGCACACCACACGCACTCTATATTACAAATTAGGTTTTTCACTCAGAATCCGCTGAGAATCATTACTCAAATTATGTCGATCATGGTTATCTTTTGAAACTACAAACGGTTTGACTCaactgataaaattattttaatttcaagatCTGTCTCCCTTCAAAAATGATGTggtaaacataaacattacatgataaatagacaaaaaagTAGGTTTAAAACGATAAATACAGGGTTGATTCTCCAAGATTCCCGTCGAGAGTCCATATGACAGCATTGCCGTCGTCCGTGGCGAGCAGCGCGCGcagcggcggcgcgggcgcgagTCGCGCGTCCCTCACGCCGCCACCCCCCGCGCCCTCCGCCTGCCCCGCGCTCGCGTGCACTGACGCTACCTCTATACCAGACTATATCAGTGTAAATTAATAGGTATAACGAAGTAATGATCATACATTTTTCTCTAAGTTAACTAAGTGATAGAAAGTAGTATCGAGTACACTATTTTCTATCACTTAAGTAAACTTCACACTTAAGCAGGCACGGTAGTGTCCTCGGTCCTTCGCTTTTTCTCATTTCTATTTACAGACTGTATAccaaatatctttaaaattaagaaataataacatttggCTGATGACACAGTTCGGTATTTGACGGAAATGCCTGGGATGAAGAATGATGAATAAATGGGTGAGGTATGTGCTCGTATGATAACTAAAGTTTTggcctttatttttttatttaataaaaatgtttctttataaagAAATCCGATGAAAACATATCTTTTAGTTTCCCAAACACACATACCTGTGGGTGAGGTCCAGTCCCTCCTAGCCTTTGCcacttttatatgtacaaatgAATGAAACTGTATAGTGGAATAGCGCACTCACTGGAACGTCGAGCAGCACCGCGCGGCCGTCCAGCCCCGCGCTCAGCAGCAGGCGGCCGCTCGCGTCGAAGTGCGCGGCCAGCGCGGGGTAGGCgtgcgcccgcgccgccgccaccTGCCGCACCGCCGCAGCGCCGCCGCCGCACGCGTATATGTTCACGGTGCCGTCGCTGCGGACAACAACCGAGCGACTCTTCCTATTTGCTTATGTTACAGTTGAGAGCCGTTTATTGCTAGATCGCCTTTTTACTAAAAGAATTTGTTGTAGCTAGATTCCTTTGTTACAACTAGTTATAACAAGATAAAACTTGTTGCCATGTTATGCTGTACATACTGATTACTTTGAAGTAATCTTTACTTGTGTGTTGGCTTGTGGTTGCACAAATTCTAAAGATAGCAGATTGCACCTGGAGCAAGTTGCGAGGTACTCGTCGGTAGCAGCAATGCAATTGACGGGTCCATCGTGCACGCGCTCCGCCCAGACGCGCCTCGCTCCGCCCGCGCGCGGCTCCGCCGCCCCCTCGCCTGCCACCTCGTGTGCGTCCTCCACTTCGTCCAGCGGTGCAATACCCTATTCACAGTTCAGACACcactacaattatatttacactattattattaaacgaaaACAACCAAAACTGCAATCactatattaaattagaagaaaaccttttttttcatGATGTTGGTTGactaaaaatttttatataaataacttactaCATACTAACCTCAAGATCACCGAGCGCGAAGTGTGATAGTGGGGAGCAAGGAGGCTGTAAACTTGAGTCCAGTGAGAAATCGCCCAGCGACCAAACCCGCACCGTCTTGTCATTGGAACCTAATTATTGATGTCAGGGTTTGCAGCAAAATAATGATactttgtgtttgttgttttgtaacaattttgttaaacATATCCAGCTTTTTATATGGCAAGATACACGGGGCTGTTTAAACTTTCTAGggttaattattgaaaattttttgaaaagtaatgtctatatttgtattgtaaaaaagGGCCATAcgttctatatattatttatgtgctTGGGACTCATTAAGAGATCTCGTAATCGtaacaaactaacaaataactaaaaagATTAGAAGTTTTAGGGTAATGTCATGTTAGTGTATGTCAGTTTATTTCGAAGAATAAGACATGCTAAAACGaacattaataagtaaattactATGGATTTTAAATCTGGACAAACACCTGTAATAATGAACCGCAAGTTAGCCGGGAGCGCAACGCAAGTGAGGTATCTGCTGTGAGCGTGAAGCACCCGCAGGCAGGCGCCGGCGGGCACGCTCCACAGGCGCGCCGTGCGGTCCAGCGCGCCGCTCGCCAGCACGCCGCGCCCCAGCCGCAGCGCCGTCACCGCGCCCGCGTGCCCGCGCAGCGTGCGCCCCTCGTGCGCGCTTCGTTCACCTTCCTGCTACCGTCCGTTACACCTCAGATAAAAACCCAATCAGTCAATCTTGCGAGAATATGCAACGAACCACCATAGATACGTGACCTCGCCGGCGACGTGCCACAGGCGCACCCGGCCGTCGTACCCGCCGGTGGCCGCCACCGCTCCCGCGCCGTCCGCACACAGCGCTCCGAGATCGTGGGCGCTCTTCTCCCACAGCAGCGGCGCCGGCTCCGAGTCGCCCTCCGGCCCGGCACGACATACatctacatttatatatcacaATACCGTACAGCCGCGAGCAAaggctagttattaataaaatgtagataTCACCTacattgttttgtgttttatgtttattttgaa
Above is a window of Zerene cesonia ecotype Mississippi unplaced genomic scaffold, Zerene_cesonia_1.1 Zces_u009, whole genome shotgun sequence DNA encoding:
- the LOC119839159 gene encoding uncharacterized WD repeat-containing protein alr2800-like, with protein sequence MYNALQTLSSSHNTQMEPELVTTLRMRRGEAACADVCRERLALGCGDGSVLLLRWQAGLGWVEAAERRCAHRYGAAAAAFSPAGLLLATAGGDGAARVWAAADLAARRELAAPQATAVRALAWAPGARLVAAHEDGGVRVWRARAGALLAVLRAHYDAVRGLALLARGAFLLTAAADGVVKVYNFDDVCRAGPEGDSEPAPLLWEKSAHDLGALCADGAGAVAATGGYDGRVRLWHVAGEEGERSAHEGRTLRGHAGAVTALRLGRGVLASGALDRTARLWSVPAGACLRVLHAHSRYLTCVALPANLRFIITGSNDKTVRVWSLGDFSLDSSLQPPCSPLSHFALGDLEGIAPLDEVEDAHEVAGEGAAEPRAGGARRVWAERVHDGPVNCIAATDEYLATCSSDGTVNIYACGGGAAAVRQVAAARAHAYPALAAHFDASGRLLLSAGLDGRAVLLDVPSGIEVASVHASAGQAEGAGGGGVRDARLAPAPPLRALLATDDGNAVIWTLDGNLGESTLVSGGLEDSATCCAWTSDARAVALGAATGELRVLAPRAPALLCQQPDAHDLGILSCDFASTSIFRTSEDTSAYYTLATGGRDALVKLWRLKLTEQEKGLTGSLELYRSVSAHEGAVQCVRWGGDGRALASGGADRWARVWTLHTDKDHVELRALATVSAGGAGGAAAVALPARGLLAVGALDGSLALWQLPEQGSLQDANEEDAAPRCWELAGVTRWLHQYVTRCPGSGVSAREEAALEGRARASGASGALLLDTSLRGAAALFALRCGTYCLPVACRCAQKYEDVDQNSGGDESNEISASTRRRLLDELRWLRKLHYDDLDQAEVPHELRCPLTHGALREPVRAPDGYTYERASLLEHRFAADAPDISPMTQRRLHSTQLSPNYRLRDQLRKFYGWNSTTDDSTE